The window TAGacttgtatatttacattttccagtgtctttgcctgtgataacactatacgtatcgattttgtactataaaacccataatacaaattacgccaaattgaggcgccagcggggtttgctaatttatatgtatatatttaatcttatgatggcttaaaattatataaatataagtaataaggaatcattctatgAATATTATgcggtgataatttcggtcgaggcgtgatcaaatctatcataaagcccttcgcccttcgggctttattagatttgatcacgccccgaccgaaattatcacctcataatactcaaagaatgatttcttattccttatataaatcCTCGTTGTGATTTTGactattttaaaagtatataaaagTTGTACTCACCTTGACTAGATAGTTGGTTCCCGCCACTACCTGTGATCTGTAGAGGAGGGGCTTGAACTCTCCGATCCGGATGTACTTATCCCCCAACCAGCTCACGATGTCTCTCTTCACCTTCAGAAAGTGTAGGAGACGCGTCAAACAAATAGAGGACATGCAAGTTTTATATCAGATATAGATAtgaatgatatatgatatatatgtacttgtTAATAGTAAATTGAGTATTATGTCGGGTATATCTAGAAATGCTACGTACTTgaccaaaacaaacaaacaaacaaaccaaaacaaaaaaaaaagcaaaaaaaaaaaaaaaaaatacagacaaaCAAATAAAACCCGCACTGGTTGCAACATAAAGTACGTTTGGACTCGACTAAATATCACACatttcaatagaaaaaaattgaattgattactacaatatgtatatagaatacaatttgattttatgaaatgtgTCTAAATATTGAGTATTGCGAACATTTGCAATATTTTCCTTAGAAATGCATCATtctgtatttaattaaaaatgactgGTAACAATTTTCAGATAATGTTAAGATAATTAACTTACAGTAATAACAATCTTCCTTGTCTGGCGGTCGACTTTCCTGGTCTCTGTATATCCTCCCGGAATCAACTGCGCCAACCCTCCCGTTACCGCTACTATACACAGAAACAAGGTTATCCGTGTCATTGTTAGAAATACGCCCGTAACACTCGCAGTGACTGCCTTTAACACAACGtttaaacacaatttttcaTCTTAAAAGCCGTTTTTTATTTGCAAGTCATCATTTGTTAAAATGATGCGAACgtgaaaaaaatcagatttgcatataattaatattaatattactaattcatattttcattataaGCAAATTTTAGTTAAACCTAAAAACAAATAACATGAAGCGTATACTTTTTATGTAATGCAGATTACACATTCCGTGACTAACGTCTTATTGTAAGAGTGTGACAATGACGGCATGTATTCGTGCGCCCTTgagaataaaaattgaaaattagttACAGCtataatgaaaacttaatgaaatttttacattaaatttcaaattcacTTATACCGAAAACAATATAACAATAGACAGAAATCACAATCACGTGACACTCGAATTTATGTCCAAAACAACTCGTatagtgtacatgtacttgtggaATTACGGATGGCTTGTAAACAGACatgtaatgacttaaaatgcgtGGAACTTCCAGTATGATCAACTTTTgtatatttcttattatttgCATTTAACTTGTCATAATTAAAAGGAAAACTATCTTTTTGAGTCATCTTGTCACTTTAAAAATGTTACTCAGCGCCTCTTAATATTCTGAATGGtatcttgaaatatttgagCGATGACCCGGAAACCAAGATGTTGCCCATTGAAGGTCACAAGTCGAACTTACTTGAGAACATGAATTATATAAATCATGTACGacatttataaatttcatgattaaaaaattatacaaatactaacttatgataaattttattgcattaaaaaattcgatttgaacatttttacattGAATGCAAACAAAAGAGTTCGTTAAAACGCATTACATATTGAATTTATACTGGTTGTAAGAAACACATTACCAAAAACAAATTctgtatgataatcataattttattacaaaacaataataaaacaattcttaTAAGCTGTAATAGTTTCAGAGTCGCCGTCCCCTGTCTATGTCAGGGGGTCCGCCAGAGTTTTCCCGGTCTGTATGTCCTGTACCTCGGTCGGAGTTCCGGAGAAATGTCGGTATATTGTGACGTGAATATAGCGTCCATAGCCAATACGTATCTGCAAATAATATCGGGACAAAAtggttaaaatgaaatataatgtatctaatttaaacaaaagaatTTTGGATTGCAATTTACATATATCTAgttaaaacattacaaaatgCTTAATATGAGCTTTCAATTTGTTATTGCTTGTCTTTGGTCTGCTCTTTTATCTTTGCTTTTTTGTAAAGATGTATTaccatatacatttttttattgtgtCTTATGCTTaataaatgattaataaaaaaagtttcatgCCATTACATTCAGAACGtctacatatatatacttataaaaCAGGCACGAATTTTATAAAAGCATATTTTAACTTTATGAACAGTGTTTATATAGTATATGAGACCTAAGGTATACATACCTTGACCTGGTAGAAAGTCCCCACAGCCGCTCTTGACCGGTACAGCAATGGTTGGAATTCGTTTACAGTGATGTACATTGAGTTCAGTCTACTCACAATGTCGCTCTTCAACTGAAGTATtgatatatgtgtacatgtattgtacacatgtaaaacaaaatatgttgttatactttcatgttaaatactgaaatctgattggtttagacgcagttcataatttttttctattaccctcagcgttagcaacgcacttagcaacgggtaacattaaaaattgttacatgcgcgaaaattatgcgcgtacggttcgccgttgaattcacattttttctatgtaaaagcagttgagttttctttaaaattaagacat is drawn from Crassostrea angulata isolate pt1a10 chromosome 5, ASM2561291v2, whole genome shotgun sequence and contains these coding sequences:
- the LOC128186370 gene encoding cystatin-A-like; protein product: MTRITLFLCIVAVTGGLAQLIPGGYTETRKVDRQTRKIVITVKRDIVSWLGDKYIRIGEFKPLLYRSQVVAGTNYLVKISIGYGRYIHVIIYQHFSGNPTQVTGIQTGKTLADPLETF
- the LOC128182771 gene encoding cystatin-A-like; its protein translation is MSLVTFVCCVIAVSGAFAQLIPGGWTETRPIDPYPKQVVLSLKSDIVSRLNSMYITVNEFQPLLYRSRAAVGTFYQVKIRIGYGRYIHVTIYRHFSGTPTEVQDIQTGKTLADPLT